AGATTCCATTCATTTGTGTcattgtgaagagtgaagaAGGCGACGGAGACCGCTGTGGAGGATCCCAATTGGACGACCTCTCAGCTCCACTGTCAGATAGCGACGACATCACGTCACACTCTTCTGACTCTTCTGAACGACACTCGAAAGGTGACACtgacaacaaatgtgttcaatgTTCTCACTGTGACAAAGCGTTTTACAGCCGGTCGTCGTTGAAAGAACATATTAGaaaacacactggagaaaaaccctttgcttgcttagtttgtggtaaaagattctctttcaagaaaaatgtcaaaatacacacaaaaacgcaCACAGGCGAAAAACTTTAcgtctgctcagtttgcggtaaaaGGTTCACTCAGAATGGAagtttaaaaatgcacacaagaacgcacactggagaaaaaccttttgcctgctcagtttgcggtaaagGATTCTCGGAAAAGACACAtttaacaagacacacaagaacacacacaggagaaaaaccttatGGCTGCTCCGTTTGTGGTAAACGGTTCACTCAGAATGGAGATTTGAGAATACACAcgcgaacacacactggagaaaaaccttttgcctgctcagtttgcggtcaaagattctctatCAAGGGACACTTAACAGCACACACAAGAACTCACAcgggggagaaacctttttcctgctcagtttgtgataAAAGATTTACTGTGAAGAAAGGTTTGACAAGACACACAGCTACACACGCGAGTaggaaaccttttgcctgctcagtttgtggtaaaagatttgcTAAAAAGGCTTATTTAACAAAGCACACTACGAAACACACGAGTGAGAAACCATTCcattgcagtgtgtgtgataATACATTCTTCTGCCAGGATCAGTTTAAGAGACACAGGTGTGCTCGTGAGAATCAACTGAACTGACGAAATCATTGTCCATACTCCCTAATCACAGCGGAAGCTCAGATTACAAATGACCTGCTTTACGAATAATTCAATTTCTGCTCTAggtttatttagaaaaaaataatcattaaaaaaaaaaaaaaaaaaaaaaaacgatttcctCGGTTTGGGCATTTTTTTCGGTTTGCAGAAAGCCTTAGCACAGACGTGGAAGGATCAGTTGTGcttttgccccactgtgtaCAGTAAACACCTTTGGCTCTCGGTGTCTGTGTTTGGCGTACGTGTTTGTGAGTTTTCCGAATTTACCATCTGTCCTATTTTAATAAACGTAATAATACTaatagtagtaaaaaaaaaaagttgtgtggTCTTTTCTCATGATTAATAGTACCTGTAGTATAACTGTACAAACTCCTGATTcaataaagatgttttttttttcctttatcaAGCGATTTACGTATGCCCCTTATGTAACAATTGCAAAAGCGGTGTTTTGTCCGCATCCAAATGCAGCATTTCGGTCACATGGTTATATGGGTTACGTGTCCAATCGGGTGCCTATATGCCGTAGAAGGAAGCGCAGCACACATATGAAACTCCttcgctgccattgacggctgttgaattcaaatatccatgttaacatggaggcctggcagtgaatgagttttaaatgcattttcccAGAGTGAACAATATTCCTCTCTGTGTCAGTTTTGATGCAGTCGTCTACTAAAATCCATTTCAATGAAACCATATTGCTTTTGAGGACAAATAACAATAGCAGTAGGGAACATAGATAGACATCTAACTGGAGAAAGTAAAAAATTTTTGGagagaaacaaaacattttaaacgtgcattttgtgtttatttatttttttgtattgtaaccACGTGTCTGACGTTTGTAACAACAAACGGCATGAGAATTTgattagtgtgtttttatgccCAAAGTCCGAATGGGATGGAGGGGCGGAGTCATGGCGAGACTCCCGGTTCAAGATGGCGGCCACTCTGCACGTCGCTCCAATTCGCTACATCTAGAGTTCTGTACAATATTTATGGCCGTACCACTTCTGCTGCAGAgctactcgttttttttttttttttttttttttttttttaaaccacacgAGATTGACGAAACGATTCTTTCGGAACTGGAGGCTCCGCTTAAGTGGACTAAAGAACCGCATTTTGTTCAGTCTTCGTTTCCGGATAAACTCGTCTCGGTGCGCGTTGAAGCTTTTCCAGCTAGCATACagtagcttagcttgctagtCGCAAGTTTGTCAGCAACACAGCGCTAAGCAGAGATCGAGTGTCAAGTGATCATCGTGCGAAAATGAGAACGAGGAAGAGTGCGAGAAGGAAATTTCTCGGTATTCCtgattgtttctttcatttttttttttttttttttacaatcataatcAGTGACATACAATTACACCAATAATTTGTTGTGTGCCTTTATTGTACGGGTTTAATTCCTGATCCCTGGACCAACCTTGGAACTCAAACTACTTGTATATCAACAAAATTTACATACGTAGAATATTAACAAACTGGTTGTAAAAAGCGAAAGTAGTGTCGTATTCATGTGTTGGATGTGGCCCTTTTAGGGGCGTGGCCTAGAGAAATGCAAACGTGGGTTGCCAGGTTTGCTAGTCTCTCCTTGTAGGTACCCCATTGATGAAGTTTTTTaagtaaattatatatatatatatatatatatatatatatatatataaagtgttTTTATATAGATTTAGTTTTGTAACGTCAGACACATTCATTAAGCACCCACTGCAGGACAGTAAATAGAATATCTCAACAATACATTCATAACACTCCTGATCTCGACCGAATTTACCAAAGCAAAATCGTCAGAGCACAATTGCACAAATTCTATtgggttaaaataaaatcaagttaAATCACaactgggcttttttttttctcttcccaaAACTGAATAGGAATTtgtattgtaaatgttttgACAGTTGCTGGTTCCTCTCATAATATCAATGTTGATCAAATATTCTCCCCAAAAGTCTCCCCGATAAGACAAAGCTCATTCGCATAAGTCCCTTTTCGTCGAAGCGCAACAAGCTTCAAATATCGTCTCAAAGCAAAATCATTCACGATTCAATTTCGATTCAATTTCGATTTAAATTCTTCGATATCGATTAAGACTGCAGTAAATTAGATAAGTTGATAAGTGAGCCACTTTGTGACACTGCCCTTGAGAACGGTGCGTGAATCTCATTTGTCCACACGAGGTCGCCATCCACACCCAACACCAGCCCAACACACCCAACACGTCACCGTAGCGCCCCTCACTGGACAAAAGGTGAATCGATATTGAATTGGGGGGCGTGGAGGGGGGTTTGCATTGATGACTTCATATTTCTACTCCCcctattgtctttttttgcacTGTGGAGGCAGCATGGTATCAAGGATATAGTAGCAGTAGGTTGAAATGGTGGAAATGAAAGCGATTAATAGGGAATTATGGAAGTGTAAAATATGCTGGGTGTAATTTTAGATCTTTTCATGTATTCcgcaatttgtttttatgaaatccCAACAATTTACTGTGGATGGTAAACCATGGAAGTAATCATTACTGATCATTGTGAACAAAACGCCACCAGATAAACAAGAAGAGGaggaatttaaaacaaacaaaaacaaaaaaaagcagaagaTTAGTTTTGTCCAAGTAGAGTTGCCGTACTACGTCTGCTACTCTGTTTACGCAACCGCACGAGCTTCACCAAATCAAGATTCACGGATTTGTGCTAGTCGGACCGAAACGTCAGTGCCATTCGCCTCCCTCGGCAAAACATCCATTAGTTCAAACTTGGAGTCTATTTGAACCAGTCTCGGTGTACGTTCAAGCTGCTCGAGCTAGCTTAgcctagcttagcttgctagctagctagctagccgcTAACAACGGAGAGCCGCCTTCGTTCGCCCACACGCCGCTCGGCACAAAGCAAGTGTGAGTCCGAAGCGTTGCGGTCGTCGCGTGGAAAATGTGCGCGAAGCgtgtgaaagaagaagaagacgaggaAGACATTTGTGCGGCAAAAGAGGACACCGAGCGACAACCCGAAGGGAGGGACGACGCTGCTTGCGAGCAGCCTCGCGTTGTCTCACGAAAAGCAGGTTTGTTTGCATCTTACGAGTAACTACTTTCGTCCCCTAACAATATcccagtgtttatttttttttcgccCTTTTTCGGCCTAATCGCGAAGACGCAGTCAAACAAAGACGCACGTTTTAAATTTCATAACCCAGCTCGTAACTCGTAAGATTGCAGCGGATAATAGTTAATAGTAGTTCCATCCACTGTATGTTGATCCTATGGTAGCGTGTTGTAACACCTGAATTCACCCTCTGGGGAAGTGCCgcatttacaataatatttataaacaataatattgtttgtaaatattattgtaaatgcGTCCTCTGATGAAAGTCACAACATGAGACTTGACTGAGCAAAGCTTgactgcgtgtgtttgtgtgttcctgTGTTCTGCAGACGTCGGCGAAGGGGACCTTCGTCCTGAGAAGCAGGCGCCAGAGTCGTCTCGggtcaaagaagaagagcagAAGGACGATATTCGCAAGTTTCCATTGGCCGGTGTCAGGGTGAagagtgaagaagaagaagaagatgatggaGGCTCACAATCAGACAGCCTCTTTGCTCCGCTGTCAGATAGTGATGACCTAACGTCACACTCTTCTGGCTACGATGACCGCGAGGAAGAAGAATGCTCCAAAGGTGATTTGACGGGCCGCACTGACAACAAATGCATGCGGTGTTCTCATTGCGACAAAACATTTGGCAAAAAGTCATTGTTGAAAGCACATACAAGAACTCATACTGGAggaaaaccttttgcctgctcagtttgtggcaaaaCATTCATTCAGAAGGGAGATTTAACAaggcacacaagaacacacactggggaaaaaccttttgtctgctcggtttgtggaaaaagattcactcagaagggctATTTAACAATTCATACACGAACGCACACAGAAGAAAAACCCTTTGTCTGCTCGGTTTGTGGCAAAAGCTTCACGCAGAAGGGCTATTTAACAATTCATACGCGGACGCACACGGAAGAAAAAccctttgcctgctcagtttgtggcaaaaCATTCGCTCAGAAGACAAATTTAAAAACtcacacaataacacacacTGGCGATAAAGCATTTGCCTGCTCGGTTTGTGGGAAAAGGTTCTCGAGAAAGACAAATTTAACAATGCAtgcaagaacgcacactggagatAAAACGTTTGCCTGCTCCGTTTGTGggaaaagattcactcagaaggcaAATTTAAAAACTCACACAATTACACACACTGGCGATAAACCATTTGCCTGCTCGGTTTGTGGGAAAAGGTTCACGAAGAAACAAGCCTTAATAGCacacaaaagaacacacaccggCGAGAAACCGTTGAGTTGCAGCGCGTGTCATCACAAATTCCACGTCGGGCGGGAGCTGAAGAGACACAAGTGTGCTGCTGGGAAGAGAAGTGGTCAATGAAGCTGCGCAATAAACCGAACAAGCCCAGGCCGTGTTGCTCATCGTTGACTCATTCCATATTTCagaatcaatatatatatatatatatatatatatatatatatatatacacacacacacacacataaaaaatagctccattttccatactgcttcccgtcaggcggggtacaccctgaaccggtcgccagccaatcgcagggcacgtagaagcAATCAAGCATTgccactcacgttcacacccacggacaattttagagtcgtcaatcaaccgaGCGCGCGTGTAtctatccatctgtctgtctatgTGTCTGTCCGATTGAATATAGTtttgaaaaggatttttttaaatcattgtgttgtgtttttattgacattttcccACGTCCCAAATGAACGAATTTGCAATCTGGGGCCCCTACGGGTGATCGCTGATCGGTGACGCTGTCACACCTTGTGGGCGGTATCCCTTGAAAGAGTCGCACAATTTGTTAGTGCGGCAAAACAGAGgaccaaaaaccaaaacaaacaaaaaaaacagaggaaaaaaaaacaaagattagATTTGACACAGAGGACGTGtcgaatcttttttttttttttttttttgctaacatcGAAAGAAGGAATGCGCGGAGGTGAACATCTGCGGATGTATAAAGAACGGGTGCAAAGTAAAAGAAGATAACGACGATTGGGAATGAGGTCAATTGTCGAGATTTTGTGGCTGAAGTGATCAACTgcacttgcaaaaaaaaaaaaaaagtgctacaaAATATCTCAATATCAAAGTAATAACCGGGGAGCATTGACTTCTATTGGATAGTCatgaatttaaatatatttatgaatAAAGGCGCAAGCGATTATTTCAAAAACGTTATTAGAATGAAAAGGACTGATGAGGGCAAAAATCGGTGCGAAAACAAGGAAGTGTTTATGAATATAGaaatgtataaatacatttattcatatGGGAAGGAAAATAGGAACAACAGAATCAATTAATAGGTACTCGTgaagtgtaaaaatgtgaaagtgtGAGTGAGGttaatacccccccccccaaaaaaaagtgtgatgtaAGATCATGTATtggtttattatttatatatttagaaCTTGTTTAACCAGCAAAACCGCACTGGGATTAAAAATCTCACGTACCAGAGTGAAGACCAACAATTTGCCTTGGAAGCCATTGCAGTACTCATTATAGATATTTGGGTGGCGGTAATGTGCTGTCGCCGTGAGCGAAGCGCCGAAGAAGAAAAGGGGTGCGTCTCATTTCTGTATTAGGAAATCCATATGTCCTACCTCCTAGCTCTTCTTTTCCCATGCTAGGACATTGACAAAGGAACGAGGTAGGAATGTGAAAAAGATTTTGGGGAATATAAGAGGCTCGCTGGCCGATGAAGACGCTTGAGACGGCGGCGTGACAACAATTACCGGCGCGAGGACCGGACCGACGAGC
This sequence is a window from Phycodurus eques isolate BA_2022a chromosome 2, UOR_Pequ_1.1, whole genome shotgun sequence. Protein-coding genes within it:
- the LOC133417588 gene encoding zinc finger protein 771-like, whose product is MAEQRSSVTEQYCSHRLKMWAKCVKEEEYEEDICRAEETERHLLDAVCELQARDLLQRADVTREDLLQQEPDSLRTKEEEEEELPEIKKEEDLRSPHFKEEAQEDEISKFALTGVSVQSEASDGDHFGGSQADGLLAPLADSDSATSHSSDYEDGEHWKDVSEDLCPEQLEPESPHLKEEEEPECSHIKEEEREPPHSHAEEESEPPYIKEEEQEDDITKIPFICVIVKSEEGDGDRCGGSQLDDLSAPLSDSDDITSHSSDSSERHSKGDTDNKCVQCSHCDKAFYSRSSLKEHIRKHTGEKPFACLVCGKRFSFKKNVKIHTKTHTGEKLYVCSVCGKRFTQNGSLKMHTRTHTGEKPFACSVCGKGFSEKTHLTRHTRTHTGEKPYGCSVCGKRFTQNGDLRIHTRTHTGEKPFACSVCGQRFSIKGHLTAHTRTHTGEKPFSCSVCDKRFTVKKGLTRHTATHASRKPFACSVCGKRFAKKAYLTKHTTKHTSEKPFHCSVCDNTFFCQDQFKRHRCARENQLN
- the LOC133418055 gene encoding gastrula zinc finger protein XlCGF17.1-like, encoding MCAKRVKEEEDEEDICAAKEDTERQPEGRDDAACEQPRVVSRKADVGEGDLRPEKQAPESSRVKEEEQKDDIRKFPLAGVRVKSEEEEEDDGGSQSDSLFAPLSDSDDLTSHSSGYDDREEEECSKGDLTGRTDNKCMRCSHCDKTFGKKSLLKAHTRTHTGGKPFACSVCGKTFIQKGDLTRHTRTHTGEKPFVCSVCGKRFTQKGYLTIHTRTHTEEKPFVCSVCGKSFTQKGYLTIHTRTHTEEKPFACSVCGKTFAQKTNLKTHTITHTGDKAFACSVCGKRFSRKTNLTMHARTHTGDKTFACSVCGKRFTQKANLKTHTITHTGDKPFACSVCGKRFTKKQALIAHKRTHTGEKPLSCSACHHKFHVGRELKRHKCAAGKRSGQ